A DNA window from Alligator mississippiensis isolate rAllMis1 chromosome 11, rAllMis1, whole genome shotgun sequence contains the following coding sequences:
- the DHX16 gene encoding pre-mRNA-splicing factor ATP-dependent RNA helicase DHX16, giving the protein MAGGGPAALERWVSGELHALLGLSERHVAAFLVGLARRSHSPEDLLGRLEQTETLNVSDPAVRSFAQRLWDQIPRQAPAERPSRAAEREALALQQKNRSYQLLEDSEEEEAEEAGRRRGAGARARGSTPGSVRSPEGGKHKKRRKHLRRKRDETSGEESEAEPGREAAQSPPKKDSEDEWEQSERDRLRDLEERDAFAERIRRKDKDRTRNVLECSDKKAYEEAQKRLKMAEENQKSMVPELRKKSRRDYLAKRERDKLEDLEAEIVDEKYLFSELELTTREQRELEYKCRVRDLAKEYKQAGEKEKLEKSNRYYIPEESRSKKIPDHYEEPQADERTAPRDEQQRWEEEHIGAAALRFGARDASQHHPHKDYEYVLEEDEMIQFVSAVQMQGIQQEKEEKASLSEVERRKLSIQEVRRSLPIFPYRHDLVAAITEHQVLIIEGETGSGKTTQIPQYLFEEGYTREGMKIGCTQPRRVAAMSVAARVSQEMGVKLGNEVGYSIRFEDCTSERTVLKYMTDGMLLREFLTEPDLNSYSVIIIDEAHERTLHTDILFGLIKDIARFRPTLKVLIASATLDTERFSTFFDDAPIFRIPGRRFPVDIYYTKAPEADYLEACVVSVLQIHVTQPPGDILVFLTGQEEIEACCEMLQERCRRLGSKISELLVLPIYANLPSDMQAKIFEPTPPGARKVVVATNIAETSLTIDGIIYVLDPGFCKQKSYNARTGMESLIVTPCSRASANQRAGRAGRVAAGKCFRLYTAWAYKNEMEETTVPEIQRTNLGNVVLLLKSLGINDLIHFDFMDPPPHETLVLALEQLYALGALNHLGELTKMGRKMAELPVDPMLSKMILASEQYKCTEQILSIAAMLSVNNAIFYRPKDKVVHADNARMNFFLPGGDHLVLLNVYTQWVESGYSMQWCYENFIQFRSMKRARDVREQLEGLMERIEVDITSSEGDYVPIRKAITAGFFYHTARLTRTGYKTVKHQQTVFIHPNSCLFEEQPRWLIYHELVFTTKEFMRQVIEVDSTWLLEVAPHYYKARELEDASTKKMPKKVGKTREELG; this is encoded by the exons ATGGCGGGGGGCGGCCCCGCGGCTCTGGAGCGGTGGGTGTCCGGGGAGCTGCAcgcgctgctggggctgagcgAGCGGCACGTGGCCGccttcctggtggggctggcgCGGCGCAGCCACAGCCCCGAGGACCTGCTGGGCCGCCTGGAGCAGACCGAGACCCTGAACGTCAGCGACCCGGCCGTGCGCAGCTTCGCGCAGCGCCTCTGGGACCAG ATCCCGCGCCAGGCCCCTGCGGAGCGGCCGTCGCGCGCAGCGGAGCGGGAGGCGCTGGCTCTGCAGCAGAAGAACCGCTCGTACCAGCTGCTGGAGGAcagcgaggaggaggaggcggaggaGGCCGGGCGGCGCCGGGGGGCGGGGGCCCGGGCCCGGGGCAGCACCCCCGGCTCCGTGCGCAGCCCCGAGGGAGGGAAGCACAAGAAGCGGCGCAAGCATCTGCGCCGGAAGCGGGACGAGACCTCGGGAGAGGAGAGCGAGGCGGAGCCAGGGAG ggaggcagcacagtCCCCACCAAAGAAGGACTCGGAGGATGAGTGGGAGCAGAGCGAGCGGGATCGCCTGCGGGACCTGGAGGAGcgggatgcctttgctgagcggATCCGGCGAAAGGACAAGGATCGGACCAGGAATGTTCTGGAGTGCTCGGACAAGAAG GCCTATGAGGAGGCTCAGAAGCGACTGAAGATGGCAGAAGAGAATCAGAAATCCATG GTTCCTGAGCTGCGTAAGAAGTCACGCCGGGATTACCTGGCCAAGCGGGAGCGGGACAAGCTGGAGGATCTGGAGGCAGAGATTGTAGATGAGAAATACCTCTTCTCGGAGCTGGAGCTGACGACGCGGGAGCAGCGGGAGCTGGAGTACAAGTGCCGGGTGCGCGACCTGGCCAAGGAGTACAAGCAGGCAGGCGAGAAGGAGAAACTGGAGAAGAGCAACCGCTACTACATCCCCGAGGAGAGTCGCAGCAAG AAAATCCCCGACCACTATGAGGAGCCGCAGGCAGATGAGCGCACGGCTCCCCGAGAtgagcagcagcgctgggaggaggaGCACATTGGGGCGGCTGCCCTGCGCTTCGGGGCCCGTGATGCCAGCCAGCACCATCCCCACAAGGACTATGAGTACGTGCTGGAGGAGGATGAGATGATCCAATTCGTCAGCGCCGTGCAGATGCAGGGCATCCAGCAGGAGAAG GAGGAGAAAGCGTCACTGTCAGAGGTGGAGCGTCGGAAGCTGTCCATCCAGGAGGTGCGGCGCAGCCTGCCCATCTTCCCTTACCGCCACGACCTAGTGGCAGCCATCACGGAGCACCAGGTTCTCATCATCGAAGGAGAGACGGGCTCTGGGAAGACCACCCAGATCCCCCAGTACCTGTTTGAGGAG GGCTACACCAGGGAAGGCATGAAGATCGGCTGCACCCAGCCCAGACGCGTCGCAGCCATGAGCGTGGCTGCCAGGGTCTCTCAGGAAATGGGAGTTAAGCTTGGAAATGAG GTAGGCTACAGCATCCGCTTTGAGGACTGTACCTCGGAGCGCACAGTGCTCAAGTACATGACAGATGGGATGCTGCTGCGGGAGTTCCTCACGGAGCCTGACCTAAACAGCTACAG TGTGATCATCATTGACGAGGCTCACGAGCGCACCCTCCACACTGACATCCTCTTCGGTCTCATCAAGGACATTGCCCGGTTCCGCCCGACGCTCAAGGTGCTGATTGCCAGTGCCACACTGGACACCGAGCGCTTCTCTACTTTCTTTGATGATGCCCCCATTTTCCGCATTCCTGGCCGCCGCTTCCCCGTCGACATCTACTACACCAAG GCCCCGGAAGCTGACTATCTGGAAGCCTGCGTGGTGTCAGTGCTGCAGATCCACGTCACCCAGCCCCCCGGTGATATCCTTGTTTTCCTCACTGGCCAG GAGGAAATTGAGGCCTGCTgtgagatgctgcaagagcgCTGCCGCCGCCTGGGCTCCAAGATCTCtgagctgctggtgctgcccaTCTATGCCAACCTGCCCAGTGACATGCAGGCCAAGATCTTCGAACCCACCCCACCTGGTGCCAGGAag GTCGTTGTGGCAACCAACATTGCAGAGACCTCACTGACTATTGATGGCATCATCTACGTGCTTGACCCAGGGTTCTGCAAGCAGAAGAGCTACAATGCCCGTACAGGGATGGAGTCCCTGATTGTCACTCCTTGCTCCCGG GCCTCTGCCAACCAGCGGGCAGGGCGGGCCGGGCGCGTGGCTGCTGGGAAGTGCTTCCGTCTCTACACAGCCTGGGCCTACAAGAATGAGATGGAGGAGACCACAGTGCCAGAGATCCAGAGGACCAACCTGGGCAACGTGGTGCTCCTGCTTAAGAGCCTGG GCATTAATGACCTGATCCACTTTGACTTCATGGACCCACCACCTCATGAGACGCTCGTGCTGGCCTTGGAGCAGCTATATGCCCTGGGAGCACTGAACCACCTCGGGGAACTCACCAAG ATGGGTCGGAAGATGGCGGAGCTGCCAGTGGATCCCATGCTGTCCAAGATGATTCTGGCTTCAGAGCA GTACAAATGCACAGAGCAAATCCTCTCCATCGCTGCCATGCTGTCTGTCAACAATGCTATCTTCTACCGGCCAAAGGACAAAGTGGTTCATGCTGACAATGCTCGCATGAACTTCTTTCTGCCTGGTGGGGACCACCTTGTCCTGCTCAATGTCTACACCCAG TGGGTGGAAAGTGGCTACTCAATGCAGTGGTGCTACGAGAACTTTATCCAGTTCCGCTCCATGAAGCGGGCTCGGGATGTGCGGGAACAGCTGGAGGGACTGATGGAGCGGATTGAGGTTGACATCACTTCCAGTGAGGGAGACTACGTTCCCATCCGCAAG GCCATTACAGCCGGCTTCTTCTACCACACGGCCCGGCTGACCCGCACCGGCTACAAGACAGTGAAACATCAGCAAACAGTGTTCATCCACCCCAACAGCTGCCTCTTTGAGGAGCAGCCCCGCTGGCTCATCTACCATGAGCTGGTCTTCACCACCAAGGAGTTCATGAGACAG GTCATAGAAGTTGACAGCACATGGCTTCTGGAAGTAGCCCCTCATTACTACAAGGCCAGAGAGCTGGAGGATGCATCCACCAAGAAAATGCCCAAGAAAGTTGGCAAGACCCGGGAGGAGTTGGGCTAG
- the C11H6orf136 gene encoding uncharacterized protein C6orf136 homolog translates to MYQRSRAVAVAGRLRPAVGVRGWAWGVGGPRWGQAEALGCCGRARHQDPAPRGGAACRALGSPRPPAVKYHSLLVGRRVEAAGFPFLPAPEREEAAATAPEQKRSRSLLPPRLKQRRCLWPATACLLQGLEGPVTMVDGRREDDIAVRDDEGLDGLSLDSLRSLFDSRPCRIPYQAFEASVLLVPFQAAPGPAPGAATSGSPKSSDPSMEEHLAIMYERLHHELPNFFLKKQNYQIYSEDVEFINEILHMRTRGRIIYQLLLILCRFVAWNYFANLRMEVLKLTQHPENWSIQARWRITGLPFHIFMLHFYKKDKKELYRTYDAYSTFFLNSQGLIRCHKIDKLMPSQPPLNKVKKLLVTALVALGLSEHKPSLQLLLSALAGKQQS, encoded by the exons ATGTACCAGCGCAGCCGGGCCGTGGCCGTGGCAGGCCGCCTGCGCCCCGCCGTCGGAGtccggggctgggcctggggcgtGGGCGGGCCTCGCTGGGGCCAGGCCGAGGCGCTCGGCTGCTGCGGGCGGGCGCGGCACCAG GACCCGGCCCCCCGCGGGGgcgcagcctgcagggctctgggcagccccCGGCCCCCGGCTGTGAAGTACCACTCGTTGCTGGTGGGGCGCCGCGTGGAAGCTGCCGGCTTCCCCTTCCTGCCGGCCCCCGAGCGCGAGGAGGCGGCCGCGACGGCACCGGAGCAGAAGCGGAGCCGGAGCCTGCTGCCGCCCAGGTTGAAGCAGAGGCGGTGCCTATGGCCAGCCACCGCCTGCCTGCTACAGGGCCTGGAGGGCCCCGTCACCATGGTGGATGGGCGGCGGGAGGATGACATTGCTGTGCGTGACGACGAGGGCCTGGATGGCCTGTCCCTGGACTCTCTGCGCAGCCTGTTTGACAGCCGGCCCTGCAGGATACCTTACCAGGCCTTCGAAGCCTCCGTGCTCCTGGTGCCCTTCCAGGCtgctcctggcccagctcctggcgcTGCCACCAGTGGCTCGCCCAAGAGCAGTGACCCCAGCATGGAGGAGCACTTGGCCATCATGTACGAGAGGCTGCACCACGAG TTGCCCAACTTCTTCTTGAAGAAACAAAACTATCAAATCTACTCTGAAGATGTGGAGTTCATCAACGAGATCCTGCACATGAGAACACG GGGACGAATCATCTATCAGCTGTTGCTGATTTTATGCCGCTTCGTGGCCTGGAACTACTTTGCCAACCTGCGGATGGAGGTGCTGAAGCTGACTCAGCACCCAGAGAACTGGAGTATCCAGGCCCGATGGCGTATCACGGGGCTACCCTTTCATATTTTCATGCTGCACTTCTACAAGAAGGACAAGAAGGAGCTGTACAG GACCTATGATGCCTATTCCACTTTCTTCTTGAATTCCCAAGGTCTGATCCGTTGTCACAAGATAGATAAG TTGATGCCGTCCCAGCCACCCCTGAACAAGGTGAAGAAGCTACTCGTAACAGCTCTGGTGGCCCTGGGCCTATCTGAACACAAACCGTCCCTACAGCTGCTCTTATCTGCTTTGGCTGGCAAACAGCAGAGCTAG